Within the Stenotrophomonas maltophilia genome, the region TCGCCGACATCACGCGCGCGGCGGTCCGAGTACAGCTGCAGGGTTGGCCCTGCCGCATAGATCGCACCGGCCGTCGGCTCGGCCTGGGGCGGCATGATCGGCTGCAGCGGCGCCATCGCGGGGTAGGGGCGCACGTCGCCGGCAATCACGCAGCCGCCGAGCAGGGCGGCCACCGTGCTGGCGAGGACAGTGCGGGCGAGGGTGGAAATGGGCGACATGGCGTTATCCCGGTTGGGCCGGTCAGATCTTGTTGTTGAGGTAGGCCAGCATGGAGTCGGTGGTCGAGATCGCCTTGGCGTTCATCTCGTAGGCGCGCTGGGTTTCGATCATCGACACCAGCTCCTCCACCACGTTCACGTTGCTGCCTTCGAGCGCACCCTGGACCACGTTGCCGAGCCCGTTCAGGCCCGGGTTGCCGTTCTGCGCCGGCCCCGAGGCGGTGGTTTCCAGGAACAGGTTCTCGCCGCGCGCCTGCAGGCCTGCGGGATTGACGAAGTCGGTCAGGGTCAGCGCACCGATTTCCACCGATGCGGCGTCGTCGGCCATCTTCACGCTGATGGTGCCGTCGCTGCCGATGGTTACCGACTGCGCGCCTTCGGGAATCTGGATGCCGGGCTGCACCGGGTAACCGCTGTTGGTGACCAGTTCGCTGTCCTGGTTGATCTTGAACGAGCCGTCGCGGGTGTAGGCGGAGCTGCCATCGGGCAGCTGCACCTCGAAGAAGCCCCGGCCATTGACCATCACGTCCAGCGCGCGGCCGGTTTGCTGCTGGCTGCCCTGCTCGAAGTTCTTG harbors:
- the flgG gene encoding flagellar basal-body rod protein FlgG: MNQALWIAKTGLDAQQMRMSVVSNNLANTNTTGFKQDRASFEDLLYQQVRQPGGASSAQTQLPTGLQLGTGVRVVATAKNFEQGSQQQTGRALDVMVNGRGFFEVQLPDGSSAYTRDGSFKINQDSELVTNSGYPVQPGIQIPEGAQSVTIGSDGTISVKMADDAASVEIGALTLTDFVNPAGLQARGENLFLETTASGPAQNGNPGLNGLGNVVQGALEGSNVNVVEELVSMIETQRAYEMNAKAISTTDSMLAYLNNKI